In the Bombus pyrosoma isolate SC7728 linkage group LG15, ASM1482585v1, whole genome shotgun sequence genome, one interval contains:
- the LOC122575852 gene encoding huntingtin-interacting protein K, with protein MKYVFKKGKMADNDVNGDSDEVQQEKSQKKAAKYDSGAADLEKVTDYAEEKEISSSDGFSCALSIIGDRRNKEAAEKKAREKELLKVPIKKEDVDLIMKEMEINRNVAEQTLREHSGNIVEALITLTN; from the exons ATGAAGTACGTCtttaaaaagggaaaaatggCGGATAACGATGTAAATGGTGATTCTGATGAAGTACAACAAGAGAAATCACAAAAAAAAGCAGCAAAGTATGATAGTGGAGCGGCGGATCTCGAAAAAGTTACAGATTATGcggaggaaaaggaaatatcCTCGTCTGATGGATTCTCTTGC GCGTTAAGTATAATCGGAGATCGACGGAATAAAGAAGCTGCAGAGAAGAAGGCGAGAGAGAAGGAATTGCTAAAAGTTCCTATTAAAAAGGAAGACGTAGATCTTATT atgaaagaaatggaaataaatcgaaacGTGGCAGAACAAACGCTCAGGGAACATAGTGGAAACATTGTGGAGGcattaattacattaacaaATTGA
- the LOC122575853 gene encoding uncharacterized protein LOC122575853, giving the protein MCTVNCLSDDIGSQTLSPYVCDNPVKYNQFSKYRGALQFPCCCTYLNCNLYWDKDWSMVTATKMVIFLLLVFGFFFAILIYCRTYSRDTHQRYSAASNDNVDCRSLQSNSIYEPSVDRPPSYNAACSAPPPYESPLNSVSMFEAPPVYQESWQQSKRVSYSINQIVPITNYI; this is encoded by the exons atgtgCACAGTGAATTGTTTAAGTGATGATATAG GATCACAAACACTATCGCCATATGTATGTGATAATCCAGTTAAATACAATCAGTTTTCAAAATACAG GGGGGCGCTTCAATTTCCATGCTGTTGCACATACCTTAATTGTAATCTTTATT GGGATAAAGACTGGAGTATGGTTACAGCGACGAAAATGGTCATCTTTCTATTATTAGTATTTGGTTTCTTTTtcgcaattttaatatattgcaGAACCTATAGCAG GGATACTCATCAGAGATATAGTGCTGCTTCCAATGATAATGTAGATTGCAGATCATTACAATCTAATTCAATTTATGAACCATCAGTGGACAGACCACCGTCTTATAATGCAGCTTGCAGTGCACCTCCTCCTTATGAATCTCCATTGAATAGC GTATCTATGTTTGAAGCACCACCAGTTTATCAAGAAAGTTGGCAACAATCTAAACGAGTATCGTATTCGATTAATCAAATAGTTCCGAtcacaaattatatttaa